A genomic segment from Triticum dicoccoides isolate Atlit2015 ecotype Zavitan chromosome 1A, WEW_v2.0, whole genome shotgun sequence encodes:
- the LOC119368917 gene encoding uncharacterized protein LOC119368917, whose amino-acid sequence MGSWKRTIKTPFRKACTILSPQHGGGRSEDQHGGSGNDGKKTPRTRHHLKRSGAAAAMAQGEVVESPSTTAQLYGDVMACAYEDVQVMWSMLDNKAKVLDSAAS is encoded by the coding sequence ATGGGTTCTTGGAAGCGCACCATCAAGACGCCGTTCAGGAAGGCCTGCACCATCCTCAGCCCGCAGCACGGCGGGGGCAGGAGCGAAGACCAGCACGGCGGCAGCGGCAACGACGGCAAGAAGACGCCGCGCACGCGCCACCATCTGAAGCGGTccggagcggcggcggcgatggcgcagGGCGAGGTGGTGGAGAGCCCGTCCACGACGGCGCAGCTCTACGGCGACGTGATGGCGTGCGCCTACGAGGACGTGCAGGTCATGTGGTCCATGCTCGACAACAAGGCCAAGGTCCTCGACAGCGCCGCCTCGTGA